From a single Streptomyces sp. NBC_00237 genomic region:
- a CDS encoding Vms1/Ankzf1 family peptidyl-tRNA hydrolase, translated as MQLSPLATLLDRPGPWASVYADLAQTDESGAKQRELSVREACRALAEEGADAATVEAVRQALTGAAEAEEPGGHVVFAAGGEVTFSRRLARPPQRQNACWAPLPRLTPLLELVDQDPVCLVAYIDRTGADFELRHTGGVREAGAVEGRQWPVHRTASADWSERHFQLKVENTWDHNAGEIAAALSTAFEESGADLVLLVGDPRERPAVRERLPETVRRVAVETEHGGRAPGSGSPALDEAIEAARRQYTRRRAEEALDRFRAGRVGTDRATDAVEGVPALVEAAREHRIGTLLLRPGGADLSRETWVGAEPDQLAVRRTDVQALGERDPVPARADDALVRAAAAASAEVLILPSEGAEGAEGSEDSVEGMAADVPVGGLGALLRWTNEAPDTGSAR; from the coding sequence GTGCAACTGTCACCTCTGGCAACGCTGTTGGACCGCCCCGGGCCGTGGGCCTCCGTCTATGCGGACCTGGCCCAGACCGACGAGTCCGGAGCCAAACAGCGTGAGCTGTCGGTACGGGAAGCCTGCCGGGCGCTGGCGGAGGAAGGCGCCGACGCGGCAACCGTCGAGGCAGTGCGCCAAGCTCTGACGGGAGCCGCGGAAGCGGAGGAACCGGGTGGTCACGTGGTCTTCGCTGCCGGGGGCGAGGTGACGTTCAGCCGTCGCCTCGCCCGGCCGCCGCAGCGGCAGAACGCCTGCTGGGCCCCACTGCCCCGTCTGACGCCCCTGCTGGAACTCGTCGACCAGGACCCGGTCTGCCTCGTCGCCTACATCGACCGGACAGGCGCCGACTTCGAACTGCGCCACACCGGCGGGGTGCGGGAAGCGGGCGCCGTGGAAGGCCGCCAGTGGCCGGTTCACCGTACGGCCTCCGCCGACTGGTCGGAGCGGCACTTCCAGCTCAAGGTCGAGAACACCTGGGACCACAACGCGGGCGAGATCGCCGCAGCGCTGAGTACGGCGTTCGAGGAGTCCGGCGCCGATCTGGTCCTCCTGGTCGGCGACCCCCGCGAGCGGCCCGCCGTGCGCGAGAGGCTGCCCGAGACCGTCCGCCGGGTCGCGGTGGAGACGGAACACGGAGGCCGCGCACCCGGCTCCGGCTCACCCGCGCTGGACGAGGCGATCGAGGCGGCCCGCAGGCAGTACACCCGTCGCCGGGCCGAGGAGGCGCTCGACCGCTTCCGCGCGGGCCGGGTGGGCACGGACCGGGCGACCGACGCGGTCGAGGGAGTACCCGCCCTGGTGGAAGCCGCCCGGGAGCACCGGATCGGCACCCTCCTCCTGCGGCCCGGCGGTGCCGACCTCTCGCGGGAGACCTGGGTCGGGGCCGAACCGGACCAACTGGCGGTGCGCCGGACCGACGTACAGGCTCTCGGTGAGCGCGATCCGGTTCCGGCACGCGCCGACGACGCTCTGGTGAGGGCTGCGGCGGCGGCCTCGGCGGAGGTCCTGATCCTCCCTTCCGAGGGCGCCGAGGGCGCCGAGGGCTCCGAGGATTCCGTGGAGGGAATGGCCGCCGATGTCCCCGTGGGCGGCCTCGGCGCCCTACTGCGCTGGACGAACGAGGCGCCGGATACCGGGAGCGCGCGGTGA
- a CDS encoding ANTAR domain-containing protein yields the protein MATKELNEPEAVQVPPGGGEAERTARPASARNTPPAQPPAALREELEHLRRELRAHQLTDMARGVVMAMTPCSPHQAWHILVEVSQHTGATLHTVAQRLVDSVQGPAPSQPIREALARACERVVAEQG from the coding sequence ATGGCGACGAAAGAGCTGAACGAACCCGAGGCCGTTCAAGTGCCGCCCGGTGGAGGCGAAGCGGAGCGAACCGCGCGACCGGCCTCCGCACGCAACACTCCGCCCGCGCAGCCGCCTGCCGCGCTGCGGGAGGAACTGGAGCATCTGCGGAGGGAGTTGAGGGCTCACCAACTGACCGACATGGCACGCGGTGTGGTGATGGCGATGACCCCGTGCTCGCCGCACCAGGCGTGGCACATCCTGGTGGAGGTGTCCCAGCACACCGGCGCTACGCTCCACACGGTGGCGCAACGCCTTGTCGACAGCGTGCAGGGACCCGCACCCTCGCAGCCGATCAGGGAGGCCCTGGCCCGGGCGTGTGAGCGTGTCGTGGCGGAACAAGGCTGA
- a CDS encoding sigma factor-like helix-turn-helix DNA-binding protein, whose protein sequence is MLYQRYFADMTQANTATEVGLSQMHVSRIITGACSRIRAQVLAERPGA, encoded by the coding sequence ATCCTCTACCAGCGGTACTTCGCCGACATGACCCAGGCGAACACAGCCACCGAAGTCGGCCTCTCCCAGATGCACGTCTCCCGCATCATCACCGGAGCGTGCAGCCGCATCCGCGCCCAGGTCCTGGCCGAACGGCCTGGCGCGTAG
- a CDS encoding cytochrome P450: protein MIDNTLPLLVKGYGWLPDLRRRSDDGPLWTRLAGRSALALHGTDAVRWFYDERHVVRQDALPGPLLDTLFGRGAVHTLDGESHRTRKAMFLTELKDPEAVHELTGLAATEWDRAAARWAARGRAVLFDEAAEVITRAVCAWAGVALPEGPDGARQTAADLVAMVDGFATAGPRHFRARRARHRQEARIADLVTTERERARAAEPGQEGPGSASTALAAVAAHRDADGTRLDPRTAAVEVLNVVRPTVAVSWFVAFAAHALHRWPRQREFLVRGGAEEAVAFAHEVRRFYPFAPFVAGLAAEGARWQDREIPAGTMVLLDLYGLNHDEKLWPDPYAFDPDRFLGRPPERDTLVPQGGGDPAAGHRCPGEDVTVALLATLAPRLARLSYDVPAQDLTIPLHRIPTRPRSGVVLANVRSPHSERPLGAAATR, encoded by the coding sequence ATGATCGACAACACCCTCCCCCTCCTCGTCAAGGGCTACGGCTGGCTGCCCGACCTGCGACGCCGCAGCGACGACGGCCCGTTGTGGACGCGGCTGGCGGGCCGCAGCGCCCTCGCCCTGCACGGCACGGACGCGGTGCGCTGGTTCTACGACGAGCGGCACGTCGTACGGCAGGACGCGCTGCCCGGCCCCCTCCTCGACACGCTCTTCGGGCGTGGAGCCGTGCACACCCTGGACGGAGAATCCCACCGCACCCGGAAGGCGATGTTCCTGACCGAGCTCAAGGACCCGGAGGCCGTGCACGAACTGACCGGCCTCGCGGCCACCGAATGGGACCGCGCGGCAGCACGCTGGGCGGCACGGGGCCGGGCGGTGCTGTTCGACGAAGCAGCCGAAGTGATCACGCGCGCCGTCTGTGCCTGGGCCGGGGTGGCTCTGCCGGAAGGACCCGACGGCGCCCGGCAGACGGCCGCGGACCTGGTGGCGATGGTCGACGGGTTCGCCACGGCCGGCCCACGCCACTTCCGGGCCCGCCGCGCCCGTCACCGCCAAGAGGCGAGGATCGCCGACCTCGTCACCACGGAACGCGAGCGCGCCCGTGCGGCAGAGCCCGGACAGGAGGGCCCCGGCAGTGCCTCCACCGCACTCGCCGCCGTAGCCGCCCACCGGGATGCCGACGGCACACGGCTCGATCCGCGCACGGCGGCCGTGGAAGTCCTCAACGTCGTCCGGCCGACCGTGGCCGTCAGCTGGTTCGTCGCCTTCGCCGCCCACGCCCTGCACCGGTGGCCGCGACAGCGTGAGTTCCTGGTGCGCGGCGGTGCCGAGGAGGCCGTGGCCTTCGCCCACGAGGTGCGCCGCTTCTACCCGTTCGCACCCTTCGTCGCGGGCCTGGCCGCCGAAGGGGCCCGGTGGCAGGACAGGGAGATCCCGGCCGGGACGATGGTCCTGCTCGACCTCTACGGCCTGAACCACGACGAGAAGCTGTGGCCCGACCCGTACGCCTTCGACCCGGACCGCTTCCTCGGCCGCCCGCCGGAACGCGACACGCTCGTCCCGCAGGGCGGCGGCGATCCGGCCGCCGGTCACCGCTGCCCGGGCGAGGACGTCACCGTGGCCCTGCTGGCCACCCTCGCGCCGCGTCTGGCCCGGCTGTCCTACGACGTCCCCGCCCAGGACCTGACGATCCCGCTGCACCGCATCCCGACCCGGCCGCGCAGCGGGGTCGTCCTGGCGAACGTACGGTCACCGCATTCCGAGCGACCGCTCGGGGCCGCAGCCACCCGCTGA